From Mya arenaria isolate MELC-2E11 chromosome 1, ASM2691426v1, a single genomic window includes:
- the LOC128230482 gene encoding F-box/LRR-repeat protein 18-like codes for MNNANAEMDEDRTYCWFNNISDDVLLHIFLLIPRKDWYNVRRVCCRFRNVCHDKEIFRYSDFQYHRGVGLSEKGLQEYIKTGCQHIETLNLNHCYWFTSSFLQNTVSRCKKVHNLFLLDCKLTPKALSKIICSIECLKTLAITVSSLLEFSNEINGNQNVQNALQHLRHFVLHIREENGASVPNNLRLSQQTTVIEYSPHLESFCMIGAPGMSRQKLSRHLIHPLIVKTGNLSNLRTMSINCTADAASRLYFFGILVKSFDQAQKQFQNLSVSGLDFTQAVKSSYLIRSMKESCPTLESLDMSKVCIENLDAFLTIETPHLKYLNLADLRSESRCLGLLQSASHCGNLVSLNLKGATNSHKHWDKKEISALSGVLGNCRHLEHLNLSGVHIHGEDLGTSLVTVLTSHDISRFKSLAVSICCLVNLQEEGSSEGAVFVSKVPGKRQRISRVPQAGSSQVPDKSSSTPGEDVGIQRLYEACPNLRHLEIINTAQTAVLNSRQKTSPYHPCPVSYQFRDDQFSQLALWRNLRYLQVTGATSVMHGDGLKSIAKGCINLERLYLAYIGSAYCNMAFWDNLRYFKGILDLRLEQATLDLNERLFGAILSCEQLQRLVLIGKYGNVDYKAIANYVQRANSLHVIQVFADIVIKEGDKLRINLQKRFEKMRPGFQAVIEQIYHDRVTLTLESMPLVHLDEITDLSSRVASRPIDEFT; via the exons ATATTCAGACTTCCAGTATCATAGAGGAGTGGGCTTGTCAGAGAAGGGTTTGCAAGAGTATATCAAAACAGGATGTCAGCACATCGAAACACTGAACCTAAACCACTGCTACTGGTTTACGTCATCATTTCTTCAGAACACAGTATCGAGATGTAAAAAAGTTCACAATCTTTTCCTGCTTGACTGTAAGCTAACCCCTAAGgctctttcaaaaataatttgctCAATAGAGTGCTTAAAGACCCTTGCCATCACTGTGTCAAGTTTGTTGGAATtctcaaatgaaataaatggaaatCAGAATGTTCAGAATGCCTTACAACATCTGCGACACTTTGTGTTACATATACGAGAGGAAAATGGGGCATCTGTGCCAAACAATCTTCGTCTCAGCCAGCAAACAACTGTTATTGAGTACAGCCCCCATCTTGAGAGCTTCTGTATGATCGGAGCTCCAGGAATGAGCAGGCAAAAGTTGTCCCGGCATTTGATTCATCCATTGATCGTGAAGACAGGAAATCTTTCAAATTTGAGAACAATGTCAATAAACTGCACAGCAGATGCCGCATCTAGGTTATACTTCTTTGGAATTCTTGTAAAGTCTTTTGATCAAGCCCAGAAGCAGTTTCAAAATCTCTCCGTATCTGGATTAGACTTCACTCAAGCTGTGAAGAGTTCGTATTTGATAAGGTCAATGAAGGAATCTTGCCCAACATTGGAAAGCCTCGATATGTCGAAAGTCTGCATTGAAAATTTGGATGCTTTCTTAACTATTGAGACACCAcacttgaaatatttaaacttgGCTGATTTAAGGTCAGAAAGTAGATGTTTAGGCTTGCTACAGAGTGCTAGTCATTGTGGAAACCTGGTCTCCTTGAATCTCAAGGGTGCTACGAACAGTCACAAACACTGGGATAAG aagGAGATTAGTGCTTTAAGTGGTGTTCTTGGTAACTGCCGCCACTTGGAACATTTGAACCTGTCTGGTGTACACATACACGGTGAAGATCTTGGTACCAGTCTAGTCACAGTGCTAACCAGTCACGACATCTCAA GGTTCAAGAGCCTTGCTGTTTCCATATGTTGCCTGGTTAACCTGCAAGAAGAAGGCTCAAGTGAGGGAGCTGTTTTTGTCTCGAAGGTGCCAGGAAAACGTCAAAGGATTTCAAGAGTG CCCCAAGCAGGATCTTCACAAGTCCCGGACAAATCTAGCTCCACTCCAGGAGAGGATGTAGGAATTCAACGTCTGTATGAAGCATGTCCAAACCTGCGCCACTTGGAAATTATCAATACAGCTCAGACTGCAGTACTCAACAGCAGGCAAAAGACTTCACCTTATCATCCATG TCCTGTCTCCTACCAGTTCAGAGATGATCAATTCAGTCAGTTGGCCTTGTGGAGGAACTTGCGATATCTGCAAGTCACTGGAGCTACTA GTGTGATGCACGGGGATGGTCTGAAATCGATCGCTAAAGGCTGCATCAATCTAGAAAGGCTATATTTGGCATACATAGGGTCTGCATACTGCAACATGGCATTCTGGGACAACCTTAGATACTTCAAGGGCATTCTAGATCTAag ATTGGAGCAGGCCACACTAGATCTTAACGAAAGGTTGTTTGGTGCTATTCTCAGCTGTGAACAACTACAAAGATTGGTGCTTATTGGAAAGTATGGCAATGTCGACTACAAGGCCATAGCAAACTACGTACAAAGG GCAAACAGTCTGCATGTGATTCAAGTTTTTGCCGACATCGTCATTAAAGAAGGCGACAAACTACGAATAAATTTGCAGAAAAG GTTTGAGAAGATGAGGCCAGGATTTCAAGCAGTAATAGAACAGATTTACCATGacagagtgaccttgaccttggaatCCATGCCGCTTGTTCACCTTGATGAGATCACTGACCTTTCATCCAGGGTCGCATCTAGGCCCATCGATGAGTTCACATGA
- the LOC128234168 gene encoding uncharacterized protein LOC128234168, whose amino-acid sequence MEGLAIVFTALVAVFVFVEGGPLHASCKIQWELPAVDCAKFSSDIQAQAKKWETADNCANGGEKCLYKISDVSDAEIKGTHETPVKHYKDDISFKLTKAGTGCNVEGFSTSETWYAVLDYGTNYCNLENLITGAGLNATANYKETTSDDVCTQYSSHDCEKY is encoded by the exons ATGGAAGGTTTAGCGATCGTTTTCACTGCTCTTGTGGCCGTGTTCGTTTTCGTCGAGGGGGGTCCACTCCACGCATCATGTAAGATACAGTG GGAGCTTCCAGCTGTAGACTGCGCGAAATTTTCATCAGACATTCAGGCCCAGGCCAAGAAGTGGGAAACGGCAGACAACTGTGCCAATGGTGGAGAAAAATGCCTCTACAAG ATCTCCGATGTGTCAGATGCTGAGATCAAAGGAACTCACGAAACCCCCGTCAAACACTACAAGGATGACATCAGCTTTAAACTGACCAAGGCGGGAACAGGCTGTAATGTAGAG GGTTTTTCAACATCAGAGACGTGGTACGCTGTTTTGGACTACGGAACGAATTACTGCAATCTGGAAAATCTTATCACAG GTGCTGGTCTGAATGCCACTGCGAACTACAAGGAGACTACCAGTGATGATGTATGTACACAGTATTCCAGTCATGACTGTGAGAAATACTGA
- the LOC128236255 gene encoding acyl-coenzyme A thioesterase 13-like, with product MAGACRNGFKALKTIIEYSTQAVGFESVLNTVKLVEGGGGRCVCEMRVTDVLQNRGGTLHGGVTCTLVDAVSTWALLGSEDPVTGVSVDLNVSFMKGAKVGEDILIDAQTLKRGRRLAFLSVDITNKADGSLLAQGKHTKYIGA from the exons ATGGCTGGTGCATGTAGAAATGGGTTTAAAGCGTTAAAGACTATCATTGAATACTCAACACAAGCTGTCGGTTTTGAAAGTGTTCTCAATACG GTAAAACTGGTGGAAGGGGGAGGCGGACGCTGTGTGTGTGAAATGCGAGTGACAGATGTGCTCCAAAACCGAGGCGGCACGTTACATGGGGGTGTCACGTGCACACTAGTCGACGCGGTCTCCACGTGGGCGTTACTTGGCTCTGAGGATCCCGTGACTGGCGTTAGCGTTGACCTTAATGTCTC GTTCATGAAAGGAGCCAAAGTCGGAGAAGACATTCTTATAGACGCACAGACTCTGAAACGAGGTCGCCGCCTTGCCTTTCTCTCCGTGGATATAACGAACAAGGCGGATGGGTCACTCCTGGCTCAAGGAAAACACACCAAGTATATTGGCGcttaa